Proteins co-encoded in one endosymbiont 'TC1' of Trimyema compressum genomic window:
- a CDS encoding C-terminal helicase domain-containing protein has translation MITPFKAQAQYLRKRMEEKLSEGDFINVGTVHTFQGSERQIILFSSVYGSKESCFFIDNRKSLINAAVSRAKDYFFLFGAIDCLKDSQGSANELLKSYISENSL, from the coding sequence ATTATTACGCCTTTTAAAGCTCAGGCTCAGTATCTTAGAAAGAGGATGGAAGAAAAGCTAAGTGAAGGTGATTTCATAAATGTTGGTACTGTTCACACTTTTCAAGGTTCAGAAAGACAGATTATTTTATTTTCATCAGTCTATGGTAGCAAAGAGAGTTGTTTCTTTATTGATAATAGAAAAAGCTTAATAAATGCAGCTGTTTCTAGAGCAAAAGATTATTTTTTCTTATTTGGCGCTATTGATTGTTTAAAAGATTCTCAAGGTAGTGCGAATGAGTTGCTTAAAAGTTATATTAGTGAAAATTCATTATAA
- a CDS encoding NAD-dependent epimerase/dehydratase family protein, producing MSKAIYLLTGATGHLGFNILKKLVKANKAVRTLVLPTDNQSMLKDMPIESVEGNVVEKESLKNFFDNPHNEDLIVIHCAGIVNIATDNKKFVMDVNFIGTQNIVNYCQEAQVKKMVYVSSAHAIAEKHKGEIMQEVRTFSPDEVTGLYAKTKAETSQWFIEQLDAGFQVVWFIQQVSLAPMTIKRVFNTIGY from the coding sequence ATGTCTAAAGCCATTTATTTACTAACAGGAGCCACAGGTCATCTTGGATTTAACATCTTAAAAAAATTAGTAAAAGCTAATAAAGCTGTTCGTACTTTAGTGTTGCCTACAGATAATCAATCTATGCTAAAGGACATGCCAATTGAATCTGTTGAAGGAAATGTTGTTGAAAAAGAAAGCTTGAAAAATTTTTTTGATAATCCCCATAATGAAGATTTAATTGTAATTCATTGTGCTGGAATAGTAAATATTGCTACAGATAATAAAAAATTTGTTATGGATGTTAATTTTATAGGAACACAAAATATTGTCAACTATTGCCAAGAAGCACAAGTTAAAAAAATGGTTTATGTTAGCTCTGCCCATGCTATTGCCGAAAAACATAAAGGTGAAATTATGCAAGAAGTCAGAACATTCTCACCAGACGAAGTAACAGGCCTTTATGCAAAAACAAAAGCTGAAACGAGTCAGTGGTTTATAGAACAATTAGATGCCGGATTCCAGGTTGTATGGTTCATCCAACAGGTCTCATTGGCCCCAATGACTATAAAAAGGGTATTTAACACAATTGGTTATTGA
- a CDS encoding InlB B-repeat-containing protein — protein sequence MEGIEYLKNLQNLQNLQIMYSIIPEEALANIGKLENLTGLTINNTLFSGNNTTAKLLNMQINDGPIESVMMVPIDNNINLLPLSSLGKLENLYITITGTQQNAAYSYSPRTHFDIAGLGRLTSLKNLTLGDFPEVDDSSFDFLRNLTRLKNLSLYSASLNNVESIATLPNLTSLNLNDTYVTDFGPIIDKTYFTGASSLKNNIPTQYYWTETVNDETVKKMTLHTNIKNVGEISSVGFTTINGFQGTFSIDQYRVENGEIVIDFIVKAPRAFNLYSWLTGQWDNAHYGIVYGINFKTSNNKTISYSVNPINVGKTIILDENYEGGNRINQYCHPLAKIEEPDTSQFTRAGYTLLGWFVDKEATEAFNFNTDTTENLTLYAKWDKIQTHTVTFETNGGMDINPILEVPHSSIITEPISPSKINHDFEGWYKEPTFETLWNFQQDVAEKDITLYAKWNKSTQYYTVSFESNGGTAINSINNIEEGKTITKPENPTKEGYTFISWHKDTNLNNNWNFEKDSVNDNITLYAKWQKNEQSVTSNLEDSQNSQTGTLSIALPKTGNTNNIIAYIAILTGTLTLVLYVFNRKQHKNK from the coding sequence ATGGAAGGTATTGAATATTTAAAAAACTTACAAAACTTACAAAACTTACAAATAATGTATTCTATTATTCCTGAAGAAGCTTTAGCTAATATTGGAAAATTGGAAAACTTAACAGGCTTAACAATAAATAACACTCTCTTTTCAGGAAATAACACTACTGCAAAACTTTTAAATATGCAAATTAATGATGGTCCAATTGAATCAGTAATGATGGTTCCAATAGATAATAATATTAATTTATTACCTTTAAGCAGTTTAGGGAAACTTGAAAATCTGTATATAACAATAACTGGAACGCAACAAAATGCTGCATACTCTTACTCTCCACGTACACACTTTGATATTGCTGGACTAGGAAGACTTACATCATTAAAAAATTTAACATTAGGGGATTTTCCTGAAGTTGATGATTCCTCTTTTGATTTCCTTAGAAATCTAACACGGCTTAAAAATCTTTCTTTATACAGTGCCTCACTAAATAATGTTGAATCAATTGCTACTTTACCTAATTTAACTTCACTAAATCTCAATGATACCTATGTAACTGATTTTGGACCAATTATTGACAAGACCTATTTCACTGGAGCAAGCTCTTTAAAAAATAATATTCCTACTCAATATTATTGGACTGAAACAGTTAATGATGAAACAGTAAAGAAAATGACCTTACATACTAATATTAAAAATGTAGGAGAGATAAGCAGTGTTGGTTTTACTACAATCAACGGATTCCAAGGAACTTTTTCCATTGATCAATATCGAGTTGAAAATGGTGAAATAGTAATTGACTTTATTGTAAAGGCGCCTCGTGCATTCAATCTCTATAGCTGGTTAACAGGTCAATGGGACAATGCCCATTATGGCATTGTTTATGGCATTAACTTTAAAACATCAAATAATAAAACCATTTCCTATTCTGTTAATCCTATTAATGTTGGTAAAACAATAATTCTTGATGAAAATTATGAAGGTGGCAATAGAATAAACCAATACTGCCATCCACTAGCAAAAATTGAAGAACCTGATACTAGTCAATTTACAAGAGCAGGTTATACTTTATTAGGTTGGTTTGTAGATAAGGAAGCAACGGAAGCATTTAATTTTAATACAGATACTACAGAAAATTTAACACTTTATGCTAAATGGGATAAAATCCAAACCCATACTGTAACTTTTGAAACCAATGGAGGGATGGATATAAATCCAATACTTGAAGTCCCCCACAGTTCAATCATTACAGAACCAATATCACCCTCAAAAATAAATCATGATTTTGAGGGTTGGTATAAAGAACCAACATTTGAAACATTATGGAATTTTCAACAAGATGTAGCTGAGAAAGACATTACATTGTATGCAAAGTGGAATAAATCAACTCAATATTATACTGTAAGCTTTGAATCAAATGGTGGAACAGCTATTAATTCTATCAATAATATAGAAGAAGGCAAAACTATTACTAAACCAGAAAACCCAACAAAAGAAGGATATACTTTCATTAGTTGGCATAAAGACACCAATCTAAATAATAATTGGAATTTTGAAAAAGATAGTGTTAACGATAACATAACACTGTACGCAAAATGGCAGAAAAATGAACAATCAGTAACTAGTAATCTAGAAGATAGTCAAAACAGTCAAACTGGTACTTTATCAATTGCATTACCAAAAACAGGTAATACTAATAACATTATTGCTTATATTGCAATCTTAACAGGAACTTTGACACTTGTCTTATACGTCTTTAATAGGAAACAACACAAAAATAAATAA
- a CDS encoding InlB B-repeat-containing protein, giving the protein MEFLDSNTVTADITLYAKCTERTYSLEFDLNGAPGIPPATQILTKDSAISPVQNPTWEGYTFEDWNVETRGQGEYWDLNTRTMDPQNTILFAQRSPNHYNVKFDANGGTGTMDNKDYTYGESKPLFENKYTREGYIFKGWSLGKRWCCRFF; this is encoded by the coding sequence ATGGAATTTCTCGATAGCAATACAGTAACTGCCGATATTACCCTTTACGCTAAATGTACTGAGAGAACTTATAGTCTAGAATTCGACTTAAATGGTGCGCCTGGAATACCACCAGCTACCCAAATATTAACAAAAGATTCTGCAATTAGTCCCGTACAAAATCCAACTTGGGAGGGTTATACTTTTGAAGATTGGAATGTTGAAACTAGAGGCCAAGGAGAATATTGGGATTTAAATACAAGAACAATGGATCCTCAAAATACTATCCTTTTTGCTCAGCGGAGTCCAAATCACTATAATGTGAAGTTTGATGCCAATGGCGGTACAGGTACTATGGATAATAAAGACTATACTTACGGTGAAAGCAAGCCTCTTTTTGAAAATAAATATACAAGAGAGGGCTACATCTTTAAAGGCTGGTCTTTGGGTAAAAGATGGTGCTGTAGATTTTTCTGA
- a CDS encoding InlB B-repeat-containing protein translates to MSQTVVEGSLITMPSTPTKEDLLFSGWFTDNGTFANEWNFSIAIQ, encoded by the coding sequence TTGTCGCAAACAGTTGTTGAAGGTTCTTTAATAACAATGCCAAGTACTCCAACAAAAGAGGACTTATTATTTAGTGGTTGGTTCACAGATAATGGAACTTTTGCAAATGAATGGAATTTCTCGATAGCAATACAGTAA
- a CDS encoding right-handed parallel beta-helix repeat-containing protein yields MTNNGGALAFMTTNNSKVTNCTFIDNSAGKYSGAIYYENSNGNHQIINSTFVGNKASLAGNGVSVYSSSTTIDSSTLISNGASTHGTNPSITIKDSILSGTPYLC; encoded by the coding sequence CTGACAAATAATGGAGGCGCACTGGCTTTCATGACAACGAATAATTCAAAAGTAACTAATTGTACTTTTATTGATAATTCAGCTGGAAAATATAGTGGTGCTATATACTATGAAAATTCCAATGGAAATCACCAAATTATCAATAGTACTTTTGTAGGAAATAAAGCTTCTTTAGCAGGAAACGGAGTAAGCGTGTATTCTTCAAGTACAACAATCGACTCCTCAACGCTAATTTCCAATGGCGCTTCAACGCATGGAACAAATCCTAGCATTACAATTAAGGATTCCATTTTATCTGGTACCCCTTACTTATGCTAG